The Streptomyces sp. NBC_00775 genome includes the window TGGACGAACTCCGCGCCGCCCTCGTGGCCCACGGCCTCACGCTGCCCTCCCTGCGCGTCGACCTGCCGAGTTTCGCGGGCACGTACAGGCCCCCGGCGGGGCTGGTGGCGCTCGGCAACTGCAACACCGCGACCGCGCGCAGGCTTACGGCCGTGCTCCAGGGGGACGGCCGGGACCCCAGCGCAGCTCATCTCGAACTCGACCTGCTCGCCGTACCCAAGGCGGTGCCGGACCTGCGCCGCGCCGTACGGGGGCATCTGGGCGAGCCCTGCGCGGATGTTCAGCTCTGCGTCACCGAACTGGTGGCCAACGTCATCCGGCATGTGGGGGAGGGGACTCCGGTACGCGTACGGGTGTTCCGGGCGGAGGCCCGCACCCGCGTCGAGGTCACCGACCCCGATCCGCGCGCCCTGCCCGTCCTCCTGCATGCCACGGGCGACGACGGGTCCGGGCGCGGCCTTGCCCTGCTTGAGGCGGTGGCGTTGAGGTGGGGTGTGGAGCAGAGAGGTGCGAGCAAGACCGTGTGGTGTGAGTTGGGGGAGGGGTAGTGCGCCTGCTGGTCCTGCTGCTGTCACGCCTGCTCGCGCTGTTGCTCCCCGGCACCGGCAGGCGGCGGCGCGGTGTGCGGGATCTCGGGCCCACGGAAGTGTCCCCGTGGCCGAGGCGTCCGCGACCGGACCCCGGCGCGGCACTCGCCCTCCCACGCCTTCGCAGCCCGTACGCCCGCGAAGCCGCCACAGACCACCGCGTCGACGTCACCGCCGCCCCGCTCACTCGCCCCTACTACCGCGCGGCGGAGAAGCAGCGGCTCCAGGAGGAACGGCGCTTGGCGCTGTTGTTCGCACTGGAAGGCGTGGACTTCGGACCGGCAGCTATTCACGGTGTGATGGTGGGCTCATGAGGGGCGGACGTATCGCGGCCGGGGTGTCAGGGGTTGTGCCGTGGAGCGTCAGGGGCGTGTGGCGGACGTACGAAAGGGAGTTGGATGCGACGTTGGGGGCCGAGGGCATCGCTTGGCCCCCAACGCGTGACAGTTCAGGTCGCGTGCATGTCGTCCGTGGTGACGGGGGTGTCCGTGGCATGCATGTCGTCCGTGGTGACGGGGGTGTCCGTGGCATGCATGTCGGCGAATGCCGGTGCTGACGTGCCGATCGCGGCAGCGGCCGCGATGGCCACGGTGACGAGGGCCTTCTTGGTGCGAGTCATGCCAACTCCACGGGGAGAGGGGATCTCTGGACACCGAGTGACGCTAGCGTCAGGAGCGGCGATTGTTCGAGTGGCTCGAACGGTTCCCGCCACGGGATGGCGTGAACCGTGCATCGGACACACGTCGGCCGCGACGGCTCCCCCTCCGCGCCGCCGCGGCCGATCCCCGTGGTGTGTAGGTCTAGAAGGGGCGCTCAGTCGTCGCGTGAGCGTCCAGGGTGGTGATCTCCTCGTCGGTCGCGTGAGCGTCCGCGGGCTTGAGCTCTTCGTCGGTGGCGTGGGCGTCCAGCGTCGTGAGCTCTTCGTCGGTGGCGTGCGCGTCGTCCGGCTTGACGGTGTCCGTGTTGTCGGCCATGGCGGTCAACTCCCTTGATCTCGGGCAGTGAAGTGCTGAACGTGCCCGTCCGGCGACTCCCCCGAGGGCCGCCGGACGGGCATTCGTAAGGCCGTTCACCCTAACGGTGCGGCCGAGGACCGAGCCGTCTGCCCCCCGACACGACGGACCGGCACACATGAGAGTGACGGTCCGCGATAAACGATTGATGAACGGTCGAAGCGCCCAGGTCAGGCGACTGCGGCCGGACTGATGAGGGAGCGCACCTCGTCGGCCTCCGGGGAGCCGAGGTCCTCGAAGATCTGCAAAGAATCTCGCCAGCACACCTGAGCTCGATCGATGTGTCCGATCAACGACAGTGCGCGGCCGAGGACCGTGAGCACGTTGGCGCGCCGCCACTCGCCGCCGATCCCGCGCAGCACCGCGAGGGCTTGTTCGGCGTGCGCGGCGGCCTGAGCCGGCGAGCGGTCGGAAAGATGCAGCTCGGCGAGTCGGAACAACGTCATTCCGTGCCACAGACGTTGTCTGCTGTCGTGGAACACGTCCAGTGCCGCCAGGAGCGCCGACTGTGCTTCCGCGGTCTTTCCCGCACTCGTCAGCGCGAGGCCCAAGGCGTATTTCCCGTTGGCGAGACGGAGGGTCTGGCCCGTGACGTCCTGCTCGTAGATCTCGATCCCCGACTCGGCGAGCGTTACGGCGCTCTCCGTTCGACCGGTGGCGAGGTGGACACGAGAGAGGTTGCACAGCGCAGCGGCGGCACCCGGCTGGTTGCCGTCGGTGCGGAAGGCGTCCAGTGCGCGCTCGAAATGGGCTTCCGCATCGGCATGGCGACCCTCGTAGAGCGCGATGATGCCCCGCTGATTCGGGGCCTGCCCGCAGGCCACGGGATCGTCTGCCGAGAGCCCGAGTCGCAGGGCCCGCTCGCCCTCTTCTTCCGCCTCGGCGAAGCGTCCACAGACGCTGTGAACGTGGGAGAGCATCGTACGAGCCCGTCCCTCCGCCCAAGGATCTCCGGTGCGCTGGGCTGCGTCGCTCACAGCGGTGGCGGCTTGTGCGAACTGGAGTGCGTTGGCTCCGGACTCGCCCAGATCCACCGCGGCCATCAGCAAGTCGGCCGCCTTGCGCTGCAGTCCGGCCGTCGCCGCTTGCTGGGCGCAGGCGAGCAGGCAGTTCGACTCGCTGAACAGCCACTCCAACGCCCGGTCGCGGTCGGGGAAGGACAACCCCGGCCAGTCGGTGCCCGCGAAGTGCTCCAGCACCCGCTCACCCGGCCGCTCAATCGCATAAACCCCCGCCGCCGTAGCCAGATAAAAGTCCAGCAACCGCGACATCGCCGCCTCCCGCTCACTCGGCGGCTGCTCGTCCCGCTCCGCGCAAGCACGCGCGTAGAGGCGTACGAGGTCGTGGTACCGGTAGCGGCCGGGCGCCGCGGACTCCAGGAGCGACGTGTCGACGAGGGACTCCAGCAGGTCTTCCGTGTCCTCGAGCGGAAGGTCCAGCACCGCCGCAGCGGCCGCCACGGAGATGTCCGGGCCGTCGGCGAGGCCCAGGAGGCGGAACGCGCGCGCCTGCGCCGGCTCCAGCTGCCCGTACCCCAGCTCGAAAGTCGCCTTCACCGCCAAGTCCCCGGCCTGGAGTTCGTCCAGGCGCCGTCGCTCGTCCGCCAGCTTCGCCGCCAGTACCGAGACCGTCCAGGTGCGCCGGGCGGCCAGTCGTGACGCCGCGATGCGGATGGCGAGGGGCAGGAAGCCGCACGCCGCGACCACGTCCAGGGCGGCCTCCCGCTCGGAGGCGACCCGCTCCTGGCCCACGATCTTGGTGAAGAGCTGGAGGGCCTCTTCGGGGGACATGACGTCCAGGTC containing:
- a CDS encoding AfsR/SARP family transcriptional regulator yields the protein MDGVPRVPEQWRREESAALRFSVLGPVRAWRDEVPLPAGSPQQRALLAALLLREGRTATASELIDALWGDEPPSQALAAVRTYASRLRKTLGPEVLVSESGGYAIRSLGEGALDLARAQELAAEAEKARASGDLCHAREVLRDALGLWDGEVLASVPGPYAETQRARLEEWRLQLLEWRLDMDLEQGCHAEAVSELTALTAAHPLRERLRELLMLALYRSGRQAEALAVYADTRRLLADELGVDPRAGLKELQQRILQADPALAEPSAPAAEPAAAPVRPAQLPATVTDFTGRSSFVQELSDVLASASKDQGRVMAVSALAGIGGVGKTTLAVHVAHQARAAFPDGQLYVDLQGAGSRAAEPETVLGAFLRALGTADSAIPDSLEERSALYRSVLDGRRVLVLLDNARDAAQVRPLLPGMEGCAALVTSRVRMVDLAGAHLVDLDVMSPEEALQLFTKIVGQERVASEREAALDVVAACGFLPLAIRIAASRLAARRTWTVSVLAAKLADERRRLDELQAGDLAVKATFELGYGQLEPAQARAFRLLGLADGPDISVAAAAAVLDLPLEDTEDLLESLVDTSLLESAAPGRYRYHDLVRLYARACAERDEQPPSEREAAMSRLLDFYLATAAGVYAIERPGERVLEHFAGTDWPGLSFPDRDRALEWLFSESNCLLACAQQAATAGLQRKAADLLMAAVDLGESGANALQFAQAATAVSDAAQRTGDPWAEGRARTMLSHVHSVCGRFAEAEEEGERALRLGLSADDPVACGQAPNQRGIIALYEGRHADAEAHFERALDAFRTDGNQPGAAAALCNLSRVHLATGRTESAVTLAESGIEIYEQDVTGQTLRLANGKYALGLALTSAGKTAEAQSALLAALDVFHDSRQRLWHGMTLFRLAELHLSDRSPAQAAAHAEQALAVLRGIGGEWRRANVLTVLGRALSLIGHIDRAQVCWRDSLQIFEDLGSPEADEVRSLISPAAVA
- a CDS encoding ATP-binding protein; this translates as MQAHQPPTAHDVERCVDELRAALVAHGLTLPSLRVDLPSFAGTYRPPAGLVALGNCNTATARRLTAVLQGDGRDPSAAHLELDLLAVPKAVPDLRRAVRGHLGEPCADVQLCVTELVANVIRHVGEGTPVRVRVFRAEARTRVEVTDPDPRALPVLLHATGDDGSGRGLALLEAVALRWGVEQRGASKTVWCELGEG